From the Roseibium sp. HPY-6 genome, one window contains:
- a CDS encoding (2Fe-2S)-binding protein, translating to MIVCSCNVLSEKQLREAAKEMRADPNGKVPTPGAVFRHLGCRPRCGGCFPSVIDIIHEKASEETRETEPESVPLKRAANR from the coding sequence ATGATCGTATGCTCCTGTAACGTTCTTTCTGAGAAGCAGCTACGCGAAGCTGCAAAGGAAATGCGTGCCGATCCGAACGGTAAGGTGCCGACACCCGGAGCCGTGTTTCGACATCTGGGGTGCCGTCCAAGGTGTGGCGGCTGCTTTCCGTCCGTTATTGACATCATTCACGAAAAGGCGTCTGAAGAGACGAGGGAAACCGAACCGGAGAGCGTACCGCTCAAGCGCGCTGCCAACCGGTAG
- a CDS encoding ABC transporter substrate-binding protein, translating to MNRLLTAVFAAITTLLIPIAASGQSQEWEDVLKDAKGQTVYFHAWGGEPRINAYIQWAAREVERAYDVRVVHVKVGDTANVVSQVLAEKSVGKETGGAVDLIWINGENFASMKKNGLLASAGWVETLPNWAYVDVENKPTVRIDFTVPTDGQESPWGMAKLVFMYDSARISEPPSDLAGLLDYAKRNPGRFSYPQPPNFFGTTFLKQVLADTVQNKDVLSQPVDEATFEETVAPLFAFLDNLHPNLWRQGKAFPKNAADMRQLLADSELDIAFSFNPGDASGAIANGELPETVRTFVFDGGTIGNTHFVAIPFNSSSQAGAKVYANFLLSPMAQTRKQEPEIWGDPTVLNVAALPANEKALFDAMDLGPATLSPEDLGPVLPEPHPSWVSALEEAWISRYGAGSE from the coding sequence ATGAACCGTCTGCTTACTGCCGTTTTTGCTGCAATCACAACGCTTTTGATACCCATTGCAGCGAGCGGCCAATCTCAGGAATGGGAGGATGTTCTCAAGGATGCGAAAGGGCAGACGGTCTATTTTCACGCCTGGGGCGGCGAACCACGCATCAATGCCTACATTCAATGGGCGGCGCGCGAGGTTGAGCGTGCTTACGATGTGCGGGTTGTACATGTGAAAGTCGGCGATACGGCGAATGTTGTGTCGCAGGTTCTGGCGGAAAAGTCCGTGGGCAAAGAAACCGGTGGCGCCGTCGATCTCATCTGGATCAATGGGGAAAATTTCGCGTCAATGAAGAAGAACGGTCTTCTGGCATCTGCCGGTTGGGTGGAAACGCTTCCGAACTGGGCCTATGTGGACGTCGAAAACAAACCGACTGTCAGAATTGACTTCACCGTCCCGACAGACGGCCAGGAGAGCCCCTGGGGCATGGCAAAGCTCGTCTTCATGTATGACAGCGCCCGCATCAGCGAACCGCCTTCCGATCTCGCCGGGCTTCTGGACTATGCCAAGCGCAATCCCGGACGGTTTTCCTACCCCCAGCCGCCCAACTTTTTCGGAACGACCTTCCTGAAGCAGGTGCTCGCAGACACGGTTCAGAACAAAGACGTTCTGTCCCAACCGGTGGACGAGGCAACATTTGAAGAAACCGTCGCACCATTGTTTGCCTTTCTGGACAACCTGCACCCGAACCTCTGGCGGCAAGGCAAGGCCTTTCCGAAGAACGCTGCGGACATGCGTCAGCTGCTCGCGGACAGTGAGCTTGATATTGCCTTCTCCTTCAATCCCGGCGATGCATCCGGTGCGATCGCCAATGGCGAGCTTCCCGAAACGGTTCGCACCTTCGTTTTCGACGGCGGCACAATCGGCAACACGCATTTTGTCGCCATTCCGTTCAACAGTTCCAGTCAGGCAGGCGCGAAGGTCTATGCGAACTTTCTTCTGAGCCCGATGGCGCAAACGCGCAAGCAGGAGCCTGAAATCTGGGGAGACCCAACGGTACTGAATGTTGCGGCACTGCCAGCGAACGAAAAGGCTCTGTTCGACGCGATGGACCTTGGTCCTGCAACACTGTCACCGGAAGATCTCGGCCCCGTTCTTCCCGAACCGCACCCAAGCTGGGTCAGCGCGCTCGAAGAAGCCTGGATCTCGCGCTACGGTGCAGGAAGCGAGTAA
- a CDS encoding winged helix-turn-helix transcriptional regulator — MLNAIDRRILRALQEDGRITNTDLAEKVSLSPTATAERMKRLVRDGYIEGFSATLDPKKVERGLLVFVEIRLERTSPEIFDAFKCAVERSADILECHMVAGGFDYLMKSRVRDMEAYRAFLSDVVLTLPGVRETHTYAVMEEIKDTHVLPV, encoded by the coding sequence ATGCTGAACGCAATCGACCGTAGAATTCTCCGAGCGCTCCAGGAAGACGGCAGGATCACGAACACGGATCTTGCCGAAAAAGTCAGTCTTTCGCCGACAGCGACTGCGGAACGCATGAAGCGTCTTGTCCGGGATGGCTATATCGAGGGTTTTTCCGCAACCCTTGATCCTAAGAAAGTTGAGCGCGGCCTACTGGTCTTCGTTGAAATACGGCTGGAGCGGACATCGCCCGAGATTTTCGACGCCTTCAAATGTGCGGTGGAACGCTCTGCCGACATTCTCGAATGCCACATGGTCGCGGGCGGATTTGATTACCTGATGAAAAGCCGGGTCCGGGACATGGAAGCCTACAGGGCCTTCCTGTCCGATGTCGTTCTAACTCTTCCCGGTGTCCGCGAAACGCATACTTATGCGGTCATGGAAGAGATCAAGGATACGCATGTTTTGCCGGTCTAA
- the bfr gene encoding bacterioferritin, with translation MKGEAQVIDYLNKALRHELTAVNQYWVHARLLADWGFGKLADKELEEADEERQHAQDLMDRIIFLEGLPNLQTLDPLRIGQNVKECLEGDLAAEYVARALYHEAREICRDLGDYVSMELFEKLLSDEESHIDFLETQLDLIERIGIDNYSLLQAKSADQAE, from the coding sequence ATGAAGGGTGAAGCACAGGTCATTGATTATCTGAACAAGGCTCTCCGGCACGAATTGACGGCGGTCAATCAGTATTGGGTCCATGCGCGTCTGCTCGCCGATTGGGGTTTCGGAAAACTGGCCGACAAGGAGCTGGAGGAAGCGGACGAAGAGCGTCAGCATGCCCAGGATCTCATGGACCGGATCATTTTTCTGGAAGGCCTGCCGAACCTTCAGACCCTGGACCCGCTTCGGATCGGGCAGAATGTGAAGGAATGCCTCGAAGGCGATCTGGCTGCCGAGTATGTCGCCCGTGCGCTTTATCACGAGGCGCGCGAAATCTGCCGCGACCTGGGCGACTACGTGTCCATGGAACTGTTTGAAAAGCTGCTCAGCGACGAGGAGAGCCACATCGACTTTCTGGAGACCCAGCTGGATCTGATCGAGCGGATCGGCATCGACAACTATTCGCTTCTGCAGGCAAAGTCGGCCGATCAGGCCGAATAG
- the hrpB gene encoding ATP-dependent helicase HrpB → MSARRTFGSPLPIDAVLPDLLTTLDAHKNAVLVAAPGAGKTTRVPLALLDANWRKDGRILVLEPRRLAARAAARRMASELGERPGETVGYRVRMESKVSAKTRIEVITEGVFTRLVLDDPELSGIAAILFDEFHERSLEGDLGLALALDVQSALREDLRLVPMSATLDAAEISKLLGNAPVLESKGRSFDVETKYLGRDTKERIEPQIFRAIRQALTEETGSLLVFLPGQGEIRRTADLLAGKVPANCRIAPLYGGLDARAQDAAIRPAEPGTRKVVLASAIAQTSLTIEGVRVVIDSGLARVPRFEPQTGLTRLETVRVSRASADQRRGRAGRTEPGVCYRLWDEAQTVALPASETPEILEADLTGLVLDLASWGTSNPASLAFASPPPAAAWKEAASLLEDLHALDANGRLTPQGKMLSKLPLHPRLAHMVIEGCERDLGSTAAQTALLLSEPGLGGRDTDLRVRLRNLQNDKSQRARDGRALALKWLRQAGGGETRIDFESAGPLLALAYPDRVAQARGQTGRFRLANGRGAELDREHALSGEAFLTIADIQGKAASGRIQLCAPISRDDIEELFADAILEEDEVQLTGDGVLKARRVTRYRAVELQSVAIKSADPKAIEKALVSEIRRRGISRLPWSKDQLRLRRRVAYVRENGAEDLADLSDDNLNDTLETWLQPYLSGLTSVAAVDAALLGNALAGLLPYDTSARLDALAPSHFTAPTGSRIPIDYGAAAGPTLSVRVQELFGLTEHPSVCDGKLPLILELLSPAQRPIQITKDLPGFWAGSWADVKADMKGRYPKHPWPDDPTEAEATRRAKPRGGKPQD, encoded by the coding sequence ATGTCTGCGCGACGCACTTTCGGATCTCCTCTCCCGATCGACGCCGTCCTGCCGGACCTTTTGACGACGCTTGACGCGCATAAAAACGCGGTTCTGGTTGCTGCTCCGGGAGCCGGTAAGACGACGCGCGTCCCGCTTGCACTTCTTGATGCGAACTGGCGCAAGGACGGCAGGATCCTGGTGCTGGAGCCGCGCCGTCTGGCAGCACGTGCCGCGGCAAGGCGCATGGCCAGTGAACTTGGAGAACGTCCCGGCGAAACTGTCGGATACCGGGTACGCATGGAAAGCAAGGTCAGCGCAAAGACCCGGATCGAAGTGATCACGGAAGGTGTCTTCACACGGCTTGTCCTGGATGATCCCGAGCTTTCCGGGATAGCCGCTATCCTGTTCGACGAATTTCACGAAAGGAGCCTGGAGGGCGACCTCGGTCTCGCCCTAGCCCTTGATGTGCAATCGGCCCTGCGCGAAGACCTGCGCCTTGTTCCGATGTCGGCTACGCTGGATGCTGCTGAGATTTCAAAACTACTTGGTAATGCCCCGGTCCTGGAAAGCAAAGGGCGCAGTTTCGACGTGGAAACGAAGTATCTCGGCCGAGACACAAAGGAGCGGATCGAGCCGCAGATTTTCCGGGCAATTCGACAGGCTCTGACGGAAGAGACCGGCTCGCTGCTTGTCTTTCTTCCCGGCCAGGGGGAAATCAGGCGCACAGCTGATTTGCTCGCCGGCAAAGTGCCCGCGAATTGCCGGATCGCACCGCTTTACGGCGGCCTTGACGCTCGTGCACAGGATGCAGCCATCCGGCCAGCGGAGCCAGGGACCCGGAAAGTCGTCCTGGCGAGCGCGATTGCACAGACATCGCTGACGATCGAAGGCGTTCGTGTCGTGATCGACAGCGGCCTTGCGCGCGTTCCAAGGTTCGAACCGCAGACAGGGCTGACGCGCCTTGAAACGGTTCGTGTGTCCCGCGCCTCGGCGGATCAGCGGCGCGGGCGCGCAGGCAGAACCGAGCCGGGGGTCTGCTATCGGCTCTGGGACGAGGCACAGACCGTTGCGCTGCCGGCGAGCGAAACACCTGAAATCCTGGAAGCGGACCTCACCGGACTGGTTCTGGATCTCGCGTCCTGGGGCACTTCCAATCCGGCCAGCCTGGCGTTTGCGAGCCCGCCACCGGCAGCTGCCTGGAAAGAGGCTGCATCGCTCCTTGAAGATCTACATGCGCTTGACGCGAACGGTCGCCTGACCCCACAGGGCAAAATGCTGTCGAAACTGCCGCTTCATCCGCGGCTGGCGCATATGGTGATTGAAGGGTGCGAACGGGATCTTGGTTCCACGGCAGCCCAGACCGCACTTCTTTTGTCGGAGCCTGGCCTAGGCGGCCGCGATACCGATTTACGCGTCAGGCTTCGAAATCTTCAGAACGACAAGAGCCAGCGCGCCCGGGATGGCCGTGCACTGGCACTCAAGTGGCTCCGCCAGGCAGGCGGCGGCGAAACGAGGATCGATTTCGAAAGTGCCGGGCCTTTGCTGGCACTTGCCTATCCGGACCGGGTTGCCCAGGCGCGTGGCCAGACGGGACGCTTCCGCCTTGCCAATGGGCGCGGCGCTGAGCTTGACCGCGAACATGCACTTTCAGGGGAAGCCTTTCTGACCATTGCCGATATTCAAGGCAAGGCTGCAAGCGGCCGTATCCAGCTGTGCGCGCCGATTTCGCGCGATGACATCGAAGAGCTTTTCGCTGACGCTATCCTTGAGGAAGACGAGGTGCAGCTCACCGGTGACGGTGTCCTGAAGGCCCGCCGCGTCACCCGCTACAGGGCCGTTGAGCTTCAGTCTGTCGCAATCAAATCCGCTGATCCGAAGGCAATTGAAAAGGCTCTTGTCAGTGAAATCAGACGGCGTGGCATCTCGCGTTTGCCGTGGAGCAAGGACCAGCTGCGTCTACGTAGGCGCGTGGCCTATGTCCGGGAAAATGGTGCAGAAGACCTTGCCGATCTCTCGGACGACAATCTCAACGATACGCTCGAAACCTGGCTGCAGCCCTATCTTTCCGGCCTGACCAGCGTTGCCGCAGTCGATGCTGCTCTGCTTGGCAATGCACTGGCCGGCCTTTTGCCTTACGACACGTCTGCACGGCTCGACGCGCTCGCCCCTTCCCACTTTACGGCCCCGACGGGCAGTCGGATACCAATCGACTATGGCGCCGCTGCCGGACCGACACTGTCTGTGCGTGTGCAAGAGTTGTTCGGACTGACGGAACATCCGAGCGTTTGCGACGGAAAACTGCCGCTGATCCTGGAACTGCTCTCGCCCGCGCAGCGCCCGATCCAGATCACAAAAGACCTGCCCGGCTTCTGGGCCGGCTCCTGGGCGGACGTGAAAGCGGACATGAAAGGCCGCTATCCCAAACACCCCTGGCCGGATGATCCGACAGAAGCAGAAGCGACCCGGCGCGCGAAGCCAAGGGGTGGGAAACCGCAAGACTGA
- a CDS encoding ATP-binding cassette domain-containing protein produces MPAKTEQTGLVLEGVSIRLDGAQLFEIDCHIQPGQILTIMGESGSGKSSLLDFIAGFLRPVFEATGRVILNCEDLTPVPAPERHIGLMFQSPLLFPHMSVLQNLLFAIPPAVKGRLERRQLALQALDDVGLAGFSDRDPATLSGGQQTRVALMRTLLAEPKALLLDEPFSSLDQSRRADVRDLVFRLARKKHLPVLLVTHDAEDAAAAGGMTHHLNKEQGGSCSTVAQPPAVSEDR; encoded by the coding sequence ATGCCGGCAAAAACGGAACAAACCGGCCTGGTTCTGGAAGGCGTCAGTATCCGCCTTGATGGAGCACAGCTGTTCGAGATCGATTGCCATATTCAGCCGGGCCAGATACTTACGATCATGGGAGAGAGCGGCAGCGGAAAATCCAGCCTGCTCGATTTCATCGCAGGTTTCCTGCGGCCTGTTTTCGAGGCGACCGGCAGGGTTATTCTGAATTGTGAGGACCTTACGCCTGTTCCGGCTCCGGAGCGTCACATCGGATTGATGTTTCAGTCACCGCTGCTCTTTCCGCACATGTCGGTTCTTCAGAACCTTCTGTTCGCAATCCCACCGGCAGTAAAAGGTCGCTTGGAACGCCGCCAGCTGGCCCTCCAAGCCCTCGATGACGTCGGCCTTGCCGGTTTCAGCGACCGGGACCCGGCCACGCTCTCCGGCGGCCAGCAGACACGCGTTGCGCTCATGCGAACGCTGCTGGCCGAGCCAAAAGCACTGTTGCTGGACGAGCCGTTTTCAAGCCTTGATCAAAGCAGGCGCGCAGATGTGCGCGATCTGGTGTTCCGCCTTGCCAGAAAGAAGCATCTGCCGGTCCTGCTGGTGACGCATGACGCGGAAGACGCCGCGGCCGCTGGTGGAATGACCCACCATCTCAACAAGGAGCAAGGCGGCAGTTGTTCAACCGTCGCACAGCCGCCCGCCGTTTCTGAGGACCGGTAA
- a CDS encoding ABC transporter permease subunit, which produces MPLATGRPDLPTVLIVTLLAGPVLAGLMGTILPAFGYLPVLGYRSFSLEPFEALLRAPGLTTSVTLSFGTGLIASILSLAIVLIFTAGWSGTRTFQRLTRFLSPLLSVPHAAAAIGLAFLIAPSGFLVRLVSPWATGFDRPPDVLILNDPMGFTMTLGLVAKEVPFLFLMTLAALNRPHIRDYYKAGASLGYGRMSTFFKLVLPQVYPLIRLPMLAVIAYATSVVDVAQILGPTTPAPLAPRLVAWMNDPDLTKRLMASAGALLQLFVSAFALLVYLVLERLVSSWQAARFASGHRRRKDGFARLAGLLPMVLIVVLMTASIALLGIWTVAKSWWFPATLPQRWGVERMLDAFGMGGPALFATLAIAALAAGIATALTLWLLEARSYRKLPARSRINTIVFLPLLMPQISFLFGLQMLFLIAGLSGTFEAVLLAHLIFVFPYAYLALSDPWHRLDPRYAKAATSIGASRMRIFWKIQLPLMLRPGLVTFAVAAAVSVGQYLPTLMIGAGRIVTVTTESVALASGGNRQVAALYALLQLVIPLAGFILAALVPSLAFRNRAAMRLER; this is translated from the coding sequence TTGCCGTTAGCGACCGGCAGACCTGATCTTCCGACTGTCCTTATCGTGACGCTGCTCGCCGGACCGGTGCTTGCCGGCCTGATGGGCACGATCCTGCCTGCCTTCGGATACCTGCCTGTCCTCGGGTATCGATCCTTTTCGCTTGAGCCATTTGAAGCGCTGCTTCGCGCGCCCGGCTTGACGACCTCCGTGACTTTGAGCTTTGGCACCGGCCTGATTGCCTCGATCCTGTCTCTGGCAATCGTGTTGATTTTCACTGCGGGCTGGTCCGGCACACGAACCTTCCAGCGTCTGACGCGCTTTCTGTCTCCGCTCCTGTCCGTGCCGCACGCCGCTGCTGCTATCGGGCTCGCTTTCCTGATTGCGCCATCCGGCTTTCTGGTGCGTCTGGTATCACCCTGGGCAACCGGCTTTGATCGTCCGCCTGACGTGCTCATTCTGAATGACCCGATGGGGTTCACAATGACGCTGGGTCTTGTTGCCAAGGAAGTCCCGTTCCTGTTTCTCATGACGCTTGCCGCTCTCAACAGACCTCATATCAGGGACTACTACAAAGCCGGTGCCAGCCTCGGTTATGGACGGATGAGCACGTTCTTCAAACTGGTTCTGCCTCAGGTCTATCCGCTTATCCGGCTGCCGATGCTTGCTGTAATCGCCTATGCGACTTCCGTGGTCGACGTCGCACAGATTCTGGGACCAACAACGCCCGCTCCGCTCGCTCCGCGCCTTGTTGCCTGGATGAATGATCCGGACCTGACCAAACGCCTCATGGCGTCCGCCGGTGCATTGCTGCAGCTCTTCGTCAGTGCATTCGCTCTGCTGGTCTATCTGGTTCTGGAGCGCCTTGTTTCATCCTGGCAGGCCGCCCGGTTTGCAAGCGGGCATCGCAGGCGGAAGGATGGCTTTGCGCGTCTCGCCGGGCTTTTGCCCATGGTTCTGATCGTAGTGCTCATGACGGCTTCCATTGCCCTTCTCGGGATCTGGACCGTCGCAAAGTCATGGTGGTTCCCGGCCACGCTGCCGCAGCGCTGGGGGGTCGAACGGATGCTGGATGCGTTCGGCATGGGAGGTCCCGCGCTCTTTGCCACACTGGCGATAGCAGCGCTTGCCGCTGGAATCGCGACAGCCCTTACCCTGTGGCTGTTGGAGGCGCGCAGCTATCGCAAGCTGCCGGCCCGCAGCCGGATCAACACGATAGTCTTTCTACCGCTGCTCATGCCGCAGATCAGCTTCCTGTTCGGTCTTCAAATGCTGTTTCTGATTGCCGGACTAAGCGGAACGTTTGAAGCCGTGCTTCTTGCGCACCTGATATTTGTCTTCCCTTACGCCTATCTCGCCCTGAGCGATCCCTGGCACCGGCTGGATCCGCGCTATGCCAAGGCGGCTACCTCAATTGGCGCATCCCGAATGCGTATTTTCTGGAAGATTCAGCTTCCCTTGATGCTCCGCCCCGGACTCGTCACGTTTGCGGTCGCAGCCGCCGTTTCCGTCGGTCAGTATCTGCCAACGTTGATGATCGGGGCCGGACGGATCGTTACTGTCACGACGGAAAGCGTTGCCCTTGCAAGCGGCGGAAATCGTCAGGTCGCTGCCCTTTATGCCCTGCTGCAACTGGTTATCCCACTTGCCGGATTTATCCTGGCCGCACTTGTGCCTTCGCTCGCATTCCGCAATCGTGCTGCCATGCGGCTGGAAAGGTAA
- the putA gene encoding bifunctional proline dehydrogenase/L-glutamate gamma-semialdehyde dehydrogenase PutA: protein MTATAAAMTTVTNADLEPFRTAYAPDERKLVEALLKEAAGDPVVEKLIDQRARGYIDDMRAVQVGLGGVEDFMREFGLTTREGLAMMVLAEALLRVPDAGTADKLIEDKLAAARFDDPSGHKSDTWLVSASSWALGVTSRLLHPGDTPQSILSSLVKRMGMPTVRVATRKAMTLLGHQFVLGETIQKALERAKVQQAKGYRYSYDMLGEGARTAKDAERYFQSYANAIEAIGQSAGDTALPDRPGISVKLSALHPRYEAVNGDRVRDELLPKLRELVQMAKDRNLNFTVDAEEADRLEISLDVIAALLSDPVTEGWDGFGLAVQAYQKRGVEVIDWLVEAARKRNRKLMVRLVKGAYWDTEIKHAQEEGAEGYPVFSRKAATDLSYLCCAKRMLAARDVLYPQFATHNALSVAQIIELAGGSSEGYEFQRLHGMGESLYKSVCERDGFPCRIYAPVGGYKDLLAYLVRRLLENGANSSFVTIVGDASVSVEAMLKRPSEILDKGHHAVNRSIPLPADLYGDSRRNAKGIELGFAQERNQLQDGMARTQPPFTDAEPLGRGLSASGDRHPVFSPMDGTTRVGTVRFADTETARKAIEVARQGFETWSRKPVNERAAALERLGDLLEENRDRLMMILSMEAGKCLPDGIAEIREAVDFCRYYANEARTLFGEGRLMPGPTGEENRYRYRGRGVFVCISPWNFPLAIFLGQISAALLGGNAVVAKPAEQTPLIAFETAKLMYEAGIPEDAFLLVPGEGDIGAALTSHPDVAGVAFTGSTETAWAINGTLASKRGPIVPLIAETGGINAMLVDATALPEQVCDDVMMSAFRSAGQRCSALRLLYVQDDVADTLLEMLQGAAQELSLGDPRLPSTDIGPVIDDEARDNIVAHVHDMAESQTLRFAGKTPTGVLSSGSWVAPHIIELDKAEALKREVFGPVLHVVRYKASDIDKVLDQIASTGYGLTLGVHSRIDATVTKVVDRLSVGNVYVNRNTIGAVVGTQPFGGSGLSGTGPKAGGPIYLTRFALEQVVSINTAAAGGNASLVAASDD from the coding sequence ATGACCGCGACCGCTGCCGCAATGACAACGGTAACCAACGCCGACCTGGAACCGTTCCGGACAGCTTACGCTCCCGATGAGCGCAAACTGGTTGAAGCGCTTCTGAAAGAAGCAGCGGGTGATCCCGTTGTTGAAAAACTGATTGATCAGCGCGCGCGCGGTTACATTGACGACATGCGCGCCGTGCAGGTCGGTCTCGGCGGGGTGGAAGATTTCATGCGCGAGTTCGGCCTGACCACGCGCGAAGGTCTGGCAATGATGGTTCTGGCTGAAGCCTTGCTGCGTGTGCCCGATGCCGGCACGGCGGACAAGCTGATTGAGGACAAGCTGGCGGCCGCGCGTTTCGACGACCCTTCCGGGCACAAATCCGACACCTGGCTGGTCTCCGCGTCGTCCTGGGCGCTTGGGGTGACGTCGCGATTGCTGCATCCGGGCGACACGCCCCAGAGCATTCTGTCCAGCCTCGTCAAACGCATGGGCATGCCGACCGTGCGCGTTGCAACGCGCAAGGCGATGACGCTTCTCGGGCACCAGTTCGTGCTGGGCGAAACCATTCAAAAAGCGTTGGAACGTGCAAAGGTGCAGCAGGCGAAAGGATACCGGTATTCCTACGACATGCTCGGAGAAGGGGCCCGAACCGCCAAAGACGCTGAGCGCTATTTCCAGTCCTATGCAAACGCGATCGAAGCGATCGGCCAGTCAGCGGGCGACACCGCGCTACCGGACAGGCCCGGTATCTCGGTCAAGCTGTCCGCCCTTCACCCGCGGTATGAAGCCGTCAATGGCGACCGTGTCCGTGACGAATTGCTGCCGAAGCTGCGCGAACTGGTGCAGATGGCGAAGGACCGGAACCTCAATTTCACGGTCGATGCGGAAGAGGCCGACCGGCTTGAGATATCGCTTGATGTGATTGCAGCACTCCTGTCGGATCCCGTCACGGAGGGCTGGGACGGCTTCGGGCTGGCTGTTCAGGCCTATCAGAAACGCGGTGTCGAGGTCATAGACTGGCTGGTCGAAGCGGCCAGAAAACGCAACCGCAAACTTATGGTGCGCCTGGTCAAGGGGGCGTATTGGGATACGGAAATCAAGCACGCCCAGGAGGAAGGCGCGGAAGGCTATCCGGTTTTCTCGCGGAAAGCGGCGACCGATCTCTCTTACCTGTGCTGCGCAAAACGGATGCTGGCGGCGCGGGACGTGCTTTACCCGCAATTCGCAACGCACAACGCCCTTTCCGTTGCCCAGATCATCGAATTGGCCGGAGGCTCATCGGAAGGTTACGAATTCCAGCGTCTGCATGGCATGGGAGAGAGCCTTTACAAATCCGTTTGCGAGCGTGACGGATTTCCGTGCCGCATCTACGCGCCCGTTGGCGGTTACAAGGACCTGCTGGCCTATCTGGTTCGCCGCCTCCTCGAAAACGGCGCCAACTCCTCTTTCGTTACCATCGTTGGCGATGCCTCGGTCTCCGTCGAAGCCATGCTGAAGCGGCCGTCGGAAATCCTCGACAAGGGCCACCATGCGGTCAATCGGTCCATTCCATTGCCGGCCGATCTTTACGGCGACAGTCGGCGCAATGCCAAGGGGATCGAACTCGGCTTTGCCCAGGAACGCAATCAGCTTCAGGACGGCATGGCCAGGACACAGCCACCGTTCACCGATGCCGAACCGCTCGGACGTGGCCTTTCAGCCAGCGGTGATCGGCATCCTGTCTTTTCCCCGATGGATGGCACAACCAGGGTCGGGACGGTGCGCTTTGCTGATACGGAAACAGCGCGCAAGGCGATCGAGGTTGCGCGCCAGGGGTTCGAAACCTGGTCGCGCAAGCCGGTCAACGAGCGCGCTGCCGCCCTTGAACGGCTTGGAGATCTTCTGGAGGAAAACCGCGACAGGCTGATGATGATCCTTTCCATGGAGGCCGGCAAATGTCTTCCGGACGGGATCGCGGAAATCCGGGAAGCGGTCGACTTTTGCCGCTATTATGCCAACGAGGCCCGCACGCTTTTCGGTGAAGGCCGTCTGATGCCCGGGCCGACGGGAGAGGAAAACCGGTACCGGTATCGCGGACGCGGTGTTTTTGTCTGCATTTCCCCCTGGAATTTTCCGCTGGCCATCTTCCTCGGTCAGATCAGCGCGGCCCTCCTCGGTGGCAACGCCGTTGTTGCAAAACCAGCCGAACAGACCCCGCTGATCGCCTTTGAAACAGCCAAGCTCATGTATGAGGCCGGCATTCCCGAAGACGCTTTCCTGCTTGTGCCGGGCGAGGGCGATATCGGCGCTGCGCTGACATCTCACCCGGATGTTGCCGGCGTGGCCTTTACGGGCTCTACCGAAACCGCGTGGGCAATCAACGGAACGCTTGCTTCCAAACGCGGACCGATCGTCCCGCTGATCGCCGAAACCGGTGGCATCAATGCCATGCTCGTCGATGCAACGGCACTGCCCGAACAGGTTTGCGACGACGTCATGATGTCGGCCTTCCGCTCCGCCGGTCAGCGCTGTTCGGCGCTGCGTCTTCTTTATGTCCAGGACGATGTCGCCGACACGTTGCTTGAGATGCTGCAGGGGGCTGCACAGGAACTCAGCTTGGGCGACCCGCGTCTGCCCTCCACCGATATCGGTCCGGTGATCGATGACGAGGCACGCGACAACATTGTGGCTCACGTCCACGACATGGCTGAAAGCCAGACCCTGCGCTTTGCGGGAAAAACACCGACTGGCGTTCTCTCAAGCGGATCCTGGGTTGCGCCGCATATCATCGAGCTGGACAAGGCCGAGGCTCTGAAGCGCGAAGTCTTCGGACCCGTTCTTCATGTCGTCCGCTACAAGGCCAGCGATATCGACAAGGTTCTCGACCAGATTGCGTCGACTGGCTATGGGTTGACGCTTGGTGTTCACAGCCGCATCGACGCGACGGTGACGAAGGTTGTTGATCGTCTTTCCGTCGGCAACGTCTATGTCAACCGCAATACGATCGGTGCTGTCGTCGGCACCCAGCCCTTCGGCGGTTCGGGGCTCTCCGGTACCGGCCCCAAGGCGGGCGGTCCGATCTACCTGACACGCTTCGCCCTTGAACAGGTTGTCTCAATCAACACGGCCGCCGCCGGCGGCAATGCCAGTCTTGTGGCGGCGTCAGACGATTGA